In Pseudomonas rhizosphaerae, one DNA window encodes the following:
- the aroK gene encoding shikimate kinase AroK — translation MRNLILVGPMGAGKSTIGRLLAKELRLPFKDSDKEIETRTGANIPWIFDQEGEAGFRDREQAMLAELCEFDGLVLATGGGAVMRDENRQALHAGGRVVYLHASVEQQVGRTARDRNRPLLRTANPEATLRALLAIRDPLYREIADLVVQTDERPPRMVVLDILERLQRLPPR, via the coding sequence GTGCGAAATTTGATACTTGTTGGGCCAATGGGTGCAGGCAAGAGCACCATTGGCCGTCTGCTGGCCAAAGAGCTTCGGTTGCCGTTCAAAGATTCCGACAAGGAAATCGAGACCCGTACCGGGGCGAATATCCCGTGGATCTTCGATCAGGAAGGCGAGGCCGGTTTTCGCGATCGCGAGCAGGCCATGCTGGCCGAGCTGTGTGAATTCGACGGCCTGGTGCTGGCCACCGGCGGCGGCGCGGTCATGCGCGATGAAAACCGCCAGGCGCTGCACGCCGGTGGGCGCGTGGTGTACCTGCACGCCTCGGTCGAACAGCAGGTCGGTCGTACGGCGCGTGATCGCAATCGGCCGCTATTGCGCACCGCCAATCCCGAGGCCACGCTGCGAGCCCTGCTGGCGATCCGCGATCCGCTGTACCGTGAGATCGCCGACCTGGTGGTGCAGACCGACGAGCGTCCGCCGCGCATGGTGGTACTTGATATCCTCGAGCGGCTGCAACGCCTGCCGCCGCGCTGA
- the aroB gene encoding 3-dehydroquinate synthase, with protein MQTLKVDLGERSYPIYIGEGLLDQTSLLAPHIAGRKVAVVSNATVAPLYLDRLTQTLGAYSVVPVVLPDGEAFKNWETLQTIFDAMLTARLDRRVTVIALGGGVIGDMAGFAAACYQRGVDFIQVPTTLLSQVDSSVGGKTGINHPLGKNMVGAFYQPQAVLIDTTTLATLPPRELSAGLAEVIKYGFICDEPFLGWLEDNVDALRAVDQAALTVAIARSCEAKARVVGADERESGVRATLNLGHTFGHAIETHMGYGVWLHGEAVGAGTVMALEMSMRLGWITQAERDRGIRLLQRAGLPVVPPAEMTPADFLEHMAIDKKVLDGSLRLVLLRSMGEAVITADYPHDVLQATLEADYRAIVAGLEV; from the coding sequence ATGCAGACACTCAAGGTTGACCTCGGCGAGCGCAGCTATCCGATCTACATCGGTGAAGGGCTGCTCGACCAGACCTCATTGCTGGCCCCGCACATTGCCGGGCGAAAAGTGGCGGTCGTCTCCAACGCCACGGTGGCGCCGCTCTACCTGGATCGCCTGACCCAGACCCTGGGCGCCTATTCAGTGGTGCCCGTGGTGCTTCCGGACGGCGAAGCCTTCAAGAACTGGGAAACCCTGCAGACCATCTTCGATGCCATGCTCACCGCGCGGCTGGATCGGCGCGTTACGGTGATCGCCCTGGGTGGCGGTGTCATCGGCGACATGGCCGGGTTCGCCGCCGCGTGTTACCAGCGCGGTGTCGACTTCATCCAGGTGCCCACCACGCTGCTGTCCCAGGTCGATTCGTCGGTGGGCGGCAAGACGGGCATCAACCATCCGCTGGGCAAGAACATGGTCGGTGCGTTCTATCAGCCGCAAGCGGTGCTGATCGATACCACTACCCTGGCCACCTTGCCGCCGCGCGAGCTGTCGGCGGGGCTGGCAGAAGTGATCAAGTACGGTTTCATCTGCGATGAGCCGTTCCTGGGCTGGCTGGAAGACAACGTCGATGCTCTCAGGGCCGTCGACCAAGCTGCCCTGACCGTGGCCATCGCCCGTTCCTGCGAGGCCAAGGCGCGCGTGGTCGGTGCGGACGAACGTGAGTCGGGTGTGCGCGCCACGCTGAACCTGGGGCATACTTTCGGCCACGCCATCGAGACCCATATGGGGTATGGTGTATGGCTTCACGGTGAGGCCGTCGGGGCCGGTACGGTGATGGCGCTGGAGATGTCCATGCGCCTGGGCTGGATCACCCAGGCCGAGCGCGACCGCGGCATTCGCCTGCTGCAGCGCGCCGGTTTGCCGGTGGTGCCGCCTGCGGAAATGACGCCGGCCGATTTCCTCGAGCACATGGCAATCGACAAGAAAGTGCTGGATGGCAGTCTGCGCCTGGTGCTGCTGCGCAGCATGGGCGAAGCGGTGATCACCGCCGACTACCCGCACGACGTGCTTCAGGCAACGCTGGAAGCGGATTACCGCGCCATCGTCGCCGGGCTGGAGGTCTAG
- a CDS encoding pilus assembly protein PilM: MRGLFSKKAHSLLGIDISSTSVKLLELSRTGNRFRVESYAVEPLPANAVVEKNIAELEGVGHALTRVLAKAKTGTRVVAVAVAGSAVITKTIEMDAGLSDDELETQLKVEADQYIPYPLEEVAIDFEVQGYSARNPERVEVLLAACRKENVEVREAALALAGLSAKVVDVEAYALERAFGLLTAQLAGGNQALTVAVVDIGATMTTLSVLHNGRIIYTREQLFGGRQLTEEIQRRYGLSNEEAGLAKKQGGLPDDYVAEVLQPFKDAVVQQVSRSLQFFFAAGQFNDVDYIMLAGGTASISGLDRLIQQRLGTPTLVANPFADMALSSRVNAGALASDAPALMIACGLALRSFD; this comes from the coding sequence GTGCGTGGACTCTTCAGCAAGAAAGCACATTCGCTATTGGGCATCGATATCAGCTCCACGTCGGTCAAACTGCTCGAGCTGAGCCGCACGGGCAACCGTTTTCGGGTCGAGTCGTATGCCGTGGAGCCGCTGCCGGCCAATGCCGTGGTCGAGAAGAACATCGCCGAGCTCGAGGGCGTAGGCCATGCCCTGACGCGCGTGCTGGCCAAGGCAAAAACCGGCACCCGCGTCGTGGCGGTGGCGGTGGCCGGTTCGGCGGTCATCACCAAGACCATCGAGATGGACGCCGGGCTGTCCGACGACGAGCTCGAAACCCAGCTCAAGGTCGAAGCCGACCAGTACATTCCCTATCCGCTGGAAGAAGTCGCCATCGACTTCGAGGTGCAGGGCTATTCGGCGCGCAACCCGGAGCGGGTCGAGGTGCTGCTGGCCGCCTGTCGCAAGGAAAACGTCGAGGTCCGCGAGGCTGCGTTGGCTCTCGCCGGGTTGAGCGCCAAGGTGGTCGACGTCGAGGCCTATGCGCTGGAGCGTGCCTTCGGCCTGCTCACCGCGCAGCTTGCCGGCGGCAACCAGGCACTGACCGTGGCCGTGGTGGACATCGGTGCGACCATGACCACCCTCAGCGTGCTGCACAACGGCCGCATCATCTATACCCGCGAGCAGTTGTTCGGCGGGCGTCAGCTGACCGAGGAAATCCAGCGCCGCTACGGCCTGTCCAACGAAGAAGCGGGCCTGGCCAAGAAGCAGGGCGGGTTGCCCGACGACTATGTGGCCGAAGTGCTGCAGCCGTTCAAGGATGCCGTGGTGCAGCAGGTGTCGCGCTCGCTGCAGTTCTTCTTCGCTGCCGGCCAGTTCAACGATGTCGACTACATCATGCTCGCCGGTGGCACCGCTTCCATTTCCGGCCTGGATCGGCTGATCCAGCAACGCCTGGGCACTCCGACCCTGGTGGCCAATCCGTTCGCCGACATGGCCCTGAGCAGCCGGGTCAATGCCGGCGCCCTGGCCAGTGACGCACCGGCCCTGATGATCGCCTGTGGCCTGGCGCTGAGGAGCTTCGACTAG
- a CDS encoding PilN domain-containing protein, giving the protein MARINLLPWREQLREERKRHFLIAMAGVLVGAIAVIFLADRFIGNAIDTQTARNAHLQSEIVLLDQRIKSISELKARRKQLLERMKTIQDLQGNRPIIGRIFDQMARTLPDGVYFTDVKMADKSIAIAGAAETNNRVSDLLRNLDASPWLEAPTLNEVKANTSADINGVNSFQLTVRQTAPVQAEGDDK; this is encoded by the coding sequence ATGGCAAGGATCAACCTGCTGCCGTGGCGCGAGCAGCTGCGTGAAGAGCGCAAGCGTCACTTTCTGATTGCCATGGCCGGCGTATTGGTAGGCGCCATCGCAGTCATTTTTCTGGCGGACCGATTCATCGGCAATGCCATCGACACCCAGACGGCGCGCAATGCCCACCTGCAGTCCGAGATCGTGCTGCTCGATCAGCGCATCAAGTCGATCAGCGAGCTCAAGGCGCGGCGCAAGCAGCTGCTCGAGCGCATGAAGACCATCCAGGACCTGCAGGGCAATCGGCCGATCATCGGGCGCATCTTCGACCAAATGGCGCGTACGTTGCCTGACGGCGTGTACTTCACCGACGTGAAAATGGCCGACAAGAGCATTGCCATTGCCGGCGCTGCGGAAACCAACAACCGTGTCTCCGACCTGCTGCGCAACCTCGACGCGTCGCCCTGGCTCGAAGCGCCGACCCTCAACGAGGTCAAGGCCAACACCAGCGCCGACATCAATGGCGTCAACAGTTTCCAGCTGACCGTGCGCCAGACGGCGCCGGTACAGGCCGAAGGGGATGACAAATGA
- a CDS encoding pilus assembly protein PilP, giving the protein MRAVFVAGLVMCTLVLAGCGGSGDFADLDAFMAEVKARPKGKIEPIPRFAPYQAFSYEAASLRSPFQPPIKIELVNRQKGSRLIKPDTTRVKQFLEGFNIEDFEMVGTLGNAGGRFALMRGAGGVHRLKVGDYLGRNDGRIIAISDAQVDVVEIVPDGDGGWLERPRTIPLKERS; this is encoded by the coding sequence ATGAGGGCAGTTTTCGTGGCGGGGCTGGTGATGTGCACGCTGGTACTGGCCGGTTGCGGTGGCAGCGGCGATTTCGCCGACCTCGATGCCTTCATGGCCGAGGTCAAGGCGCGGCCCAAGGGCAAGATCGAACCGATACCGCGCTTTGCGCCCTATCAGGCGTTCAGCTACGAGGCCGCGTCGTTGCGCAGCCCGTTCCAGCCACCGATCAAGATCGAACTGGTCAACAGGCAGAAGGGCTCCAGGCTCATCAAGCCGGACACGACGCGGGTCAAGCAGTTCCTGGAGGGTTTCAACATCGAGGATTTCGAAATGGTCGGCACCCTGGGCAACGCCGGTGGCCGGTTTGCCTTGATGCGCGGCGCCGGTGGCGTGCATCGCCTGAAGGTAGGCGATTACCTGGGTCGCAACGACGGGCGGATCATCGCCATCAGCGATGCTCAGGTCGATGTCGTTGAAATCGTTCCCGATGGGGATGGTGGTTGGTTGGAGCGGCCTCGCACCATCCCGCTCAAAGAGCGCTCGTAA
- a CDS encoding penicillin-binding protein 1A — MIRLLKFFWWSFLAVVCGLLLVLSGAFLYLSPSLPSVDALRSVELQIPLRVFSSDGKLIAEFGEMRRSPIKFAEIPPHFIQALLSAEDDNFENHYGVDPSSLMRAASQLVRSGHIQTGGSTITMQVAKNYFLTSERSFSRKITEILLALQIERQLTKDEILELYVNKIYLGNRAYGIEAAAQVYYGKSIRDVSLAQMAMIAGLPKAPSRFNPLANPVRSKERRDWILGRMFRLGKIDEASYNAAIGEPLNASYHVPTPEVSAPWIAEMARAEMVGRYGSEAYTQGFNVTTTVPSNLQEDANHAISAGLIAYDQRHGYRGPEARLPGKTPREWAQELTRQRPLNGLEPAIVTKVDKTGITVLTRDDKQASIAWDSMKWARPFMNTNSVGRMPAQPSDVAQVGDLIRVQRQADDTLKFSQVPTVQSALVSLDPRTGAIRALVGGFSFEQSNYNRAMQAKRQPGSSFKPFIYSAALDKGYTPATLVNDAPIVFVDESVDKVWRPKNDTNTFLGPIRLREALYKSRNLVSIRVLQSLGVDSTIDYISKFGFNKQDLPRNLSLALGTATLTPMEIATGWSVFANGGYKVSPYLIERIDSRNGETLFRANPPTVPADEVAAASPQTAPGTPAPEAAPIGVDATLTPGAPPAPAIAERVIDGRTAFILTSMLEDVIKKGTGRRAMALGRTDLAGKTGTTNDSKDAWFSGYNADYITTVWSGFDQPETLGRHEFGGTVSLPIWMTYMAAALKDKPAHVQPEPEGILSLRVDPLSGRAAAPGTPGAYFELFKSEDTPPSNSEFGGGSAPGSPLPADESAPIDLF; from the coding sequence TTGATACGCCTGCTGAAGTTTTTCTGGTGGTCTTTCCTCGCCGTGGTCTGCGGGCTGTTGCTCGTGCTCAGCGGGGCATTTCTGTATCTTAGCCCCAGCCTGCCGTCTGTCGACGCCCTGCGCAGCGTAGAGCTGCAGATTCCCCTGCGGGTCTTCAGCAGCGACGGAAAACTGATTGCCGAGTTCGGCGAGATGCGCCGCTCGCCGATCAAATTCGCCGAGATTCCGCCACATTTCATCCAAGCCCTGTTGTCCGCCGAGGACGACAATTTCGAGAACCATTACGGCGTCGACCCCAGTAGCCTCATGCGCGCCGCCTCGCAGCTGGTGCGCAGCGGTCATATCCAGACCGGCGGCAGTACCATCACCATGCAGGTCGCCAAGAACTATTTCTTGACGTCCGAACGCAGTTTTTCCCGCAAAATCACTGAAATCCTTCTTGCCTTGCAAATCGAGCGCCAACTTACCAAGGACGAGATTCTCGAGCTGTATGTGAACAAGATCTACCTGGGCAACCGGGCCTACGGCATCGAGGCCGCAGCACAGGTGTACTACGGCAAGTCGATCCGTGACGTGAGCCTGGCGCAGATGGCGATGATCGCCGGCCTGCCCAAGGCGCCGTCGCGCTTCAACCCATTGGCCAATCCGGTACGTAGTAAAGAGCGTCGCGACTGGATCCTGGGGCGCATGTTCCGCCTGGGCAAAATCGACGAAGCCAGCTACAACGCTGCCATCGGCGAGCCGCTCAACGCCAGCTATCACGTGCCCACGCCGGAAGTCAGCGCGCCGTGGATCGCCGAAATGGCCCGCGCCGAAATGGTCGGCCGCTACGGCAGCGAGGCCTATACCCAGGGCTTCAACGTCACCACCACGGTGCCCAGCAACCTGCAGGAAGACGCCAACCACGCCATCAGTGCCGGTCTGATCGCCTACGATCAGCGCCACGGTTATCGTGGACCCGAAGCACGCCTGCCTGGCAAGACGCCACGCGAGTGGGCGCAGGAGCTGACCCGCCAGCGTCCGCTCAATGGCCTGGAGCCTGCCATCGTGACCAAGGTCGACAAGACCGGCATCACCGTGCTGACCCGTGACGACAAGCAGGCATCGATTGCCTGGGACAGCATGAAATGGGCTCGCCCGTTCATGAACACCAACAGTGTCGGGCGAATGCCCGCGCAGCCGTCAGACGTCGCGCAGGTGGGTGATCTGATCCGTGTGCAGCGTCAAGCCGATGACACCTTGAAGTTCAGCCAGGTGCCGACCGTGCAGAGCGCTCTGGTGTCGCTGGACCCGCGCACCGGCGCCATTCGCGCCTTGGTCGGTGGCTTCTCGTTCGAGCAGAGCAACTACAACCGCGCCATGCAGGCCAAGCGTCAGCCAGGTTCGAGCTTCAAGCCGTTCATCTACAGCGCTGCACTGGACAAGGGCTATACGCCTGCCACGCTGGTCAACGATGCGCCGATCGTGTTCGTCGACGAGTCGGTGGACAAGGTCTGGCGACCAAAAAACGACACCAACACCTTCCTGGGCCCCATTCGCCTGCGCGAAGCGTTGTACAAGTCGCGCAACCTGGTATCGATCCGGGTCCTGCAGAGCCTGGGCGTGGACAGCACCATCGATTACATCAGCAAGTTCGGCTTCAACAAGCAGGACCTGCCGCGCAACCTGTCGCTGGCGCTGGGCACCGCAACGCTGACGCCGATGGAAATCGCCACTGGCTGGAGTGTGTTCGCCAACGGCGGCTACAAGGTCTCGCCGTACCTGATCGAGCGGATCGACAGCCGCAATGGTGAAACCCTGTTCCGCGCCAATCCGCCGACCGTACCGGCCGACGAAGTCGCTGCCGCGTCGCCGCAGACCGCGCCGGGCACGCCTGCGCCGGAAGCGGCACCGATCGGCGTCGACGCCACCCTGACGCCAGGCGCGCCACCGGCGCCGGCGATTGCCGAGCGAGTCATCGACGGGCGCACCGCGTTCATCCTTACCAGCATGCTCGAGGATGTGATCAAGAAAGGCACCGGGCGCCGCGCGATGGCCCTGGGCCGAACCGATCTGGCCGGCAAGACAGGGACCACCAACGACTCCAAGGATGCCTGGTTCTCGGGCTACAACGCCGACTACATCACCACCGTGTGGTCCGGCTTCGACCAGCCTGAAACCCTGGGCCGGCACGAGTTCGGCGGTACCGTTTCGCTGCCGATCTGGATGACCTACATGGCCGCCGCGCTAAAGGACAAGCCCGCTCACGTACAGCCCGAGCCAGAAGGCATCCTCAGCCTGCGCGTAGACCCGCTCAGCGGCCGCGCGGCTGCCCCGGGCACGCCGGGCGCCTACTTCGAACTGTTCAAGAGCGAAGACACACCGCCCTCCAACAGCGAATTCGGCGGCGGCAGCGCACCGGGCAGCCCGCTCCCAGCCGACGAATCGGCGCCGATCGATCTGTTCTGA
- the pilQ gene encoding type IV pilus secretin PilQ, whose amino-acid sequence MNRILSAFGISLGIAMLSPIVMAANLKTLDVASLPGDRVELKLSFDGPVTAPRGYTTEQPARIALDLPGVTSQLGARSRDLGVGNARSVVVVEATDRTRIIVNLTKLAPYSTRVQGNDLFVLVGEGAASLQGTAIPAPTAARPAPRPAAAPTPARAAVPAGRAIRNVDFQRGELGEGNVIIDLSDPTISPDIQEQGGKILLNFAKTQLPDPLRVRLDVKDFATPVQFVNSSVSATGATVTIEPSGTFDYSSYQTENRLTISVRPLTNEDVARRNVERNVYTGDKLSLNFQDIDVRSVLQLIADFTNLNLVASDTVQGGITLRLQNVPWDQALDLVLKTKGLDKRKVGNVLLVAPADEIAARERQELESQRQIQELAPLRRELMQVNYAKAADIAKLFQSVTRGENVETERGSITVDERTNNIIAYQTQDRLDELRRIVTQLDIPVRQVMIEARIVEANVGYNKALGVRWGGSTNLRGKNNWTAYGLDNNGDEAGNTGADVGSNTPFIDLGAADATSGIGLGFVTNNVLLDLELSAMESTGNGEIVSQPKVVTSDKETAKILKGTEVPYQEASSSGATTVSFKEASLSLEVTPQITPDSRIIMEVKVTKDEPDYLNAVLGVPPISKNEVNAKVLVNDGETIVIGGVFSNTQSKTVDKVPFLGDVPYVGRLFRRDVVSEAKSELLVFLTPRIMNNQAIAVSR is encoded by the coding sequence ATGAACAGGATTCTCTCAGCCTTCGGTATTTCGCTAGGGATAGCGATGCTTTCACCGATCGTCATGGCCGCGAACTTGAAGACGCTCGACGTTGCCTCCCTGCCCGGTGATCGCGTCGAGCTCAAGTTGTCGTTCGACGGTCCGGTTACCGCACCGCGCGGGTACACCACCGAGCAACCGGCACGCATCGCCCTCGACCTGCCGGGTGTCACCAGCCAGCTGGGCGCGCGCAGCCGCGACCTGGGCGTGGGCAATGCCCGCAGCGTGGTGGTGGTCGAGGCCACCGACCGCACGCGGATCATCGTCAACCTGACCAAGCTGGCGCCCTACAGCACCCGTGTGCAGGGCAACGACCTGTTCGTGCTGGTGGGCGAAGGTGCAGCCTCCCTGCAAGGCACTGCCATACCGGCGCCGACTGCGGCCCGACCGGCGCCGCGACCTGCAGCCGCGCCAACTCCCGCGCGGGCGGCGGTGCCGGCGGGACGCGCCATTCGCAATGTCGATTTCCAGCGCGGCGAGCTGGGCGAGGGCAATGTGATCATCGATCTCAGCGACCCGACCATCAGCCCCGACATTCAGGAGCAGGGCGGCAAGATCCTGCTCAATTTCGCCAAGACCCAACTGCCCGATCCCTTGCGCGTGCGCCTGGACGTCAAGGATTTCGCGACCCCGGTGCAGTTCGTCAACTCGTCGGTCAGCGCTACGGGCGCGACGGTCACCATCGAACCTAGTGGCACCTTCGACTACTCCTCGTACCAGACCGAGAATCGCCTGACCATCAGCGTGCGGCCACTGACCAACGAGGACGTGGCGCGGCGCAATGTCGAGCGCAACGTCTATACCGGCGACAAGCTCTCGCTGAATTTCCAGGACATCGACGTGCGTTCGGTGCTGCAGTTGATCGCCGATTTCACCAACCTGAACCTGGTGGCCAGCGACACGGTGCAGGGCGGGATTACCCTGCGCCTGCAGAACGTCCCCTGGGACCAGGCGCTTGACCTGGTACTCAAGACCAAGGGCCTGGACAAGCGCAAGGTCGGCAACGTGCTGCTGGTGGCCCCGGCCGACGAGATCGCCGCCCGCGAGCGCCAGGAGCTGGAGTCGCAGCGGCAGATCCAGGAGCTTGCGCCCCTGCGCCGCGAGCTGATGCAGGTCAACTATGCCAAGGCCGCCGACATCGCCAAGCTGTTCCAGTCGGTGACCCGCGGTGAAAATGTCGAGACCGAGCGCGGCTCGATCACCGTCGACGAACGCACCAACAACATCATTGCCTACCAGACCCAGGACCGACTGGACGAGCTGCGGCGCATCGTCACCCAGCTGGACATCCCGGTGCGTCAGGTGATGATCGAGGCGCGCATCGTCGAGGCCAACGTGGGCTACAACAAGGCGCTCGGCGTGCGCTGGGGCGGTTCCACCAACTTGCGCGGCAAGAACAACTGGACCGCCTATGGCTTGGACAACAATGGCGACGAAGCCGGCAACACCGGTGCCGACGTGGGCAGCAACACACCCTTCATCGACCTGGGCGCCGCCGATGCGACCTCCGGCATCGGCCTGGGCTTCGTGACCAACAACGTCCTGCTCGACCTCGAGCTCAGTGCCATGGAAAGCACCGGCAACGGCGAGATCGTCTCGCAGCCCAAGGTGGTGACCTCCGACAAGGAAACCGCGAAGATCCTCAAGGGCACCGAGGTGCCGTACCAGGAGGCCAGCTCCAGCGGTGCCACCACGGTATCGTTCAAGGAGGCGTCGCTGTCGCTCGAGGTGACGCCGCAGATCACCCCGGACAGCCGCATCATCATGGAAGTGAAGGTCACCAAGGATGAGCCCGACTACCTGAACGCGGTGCTCGGCGTGCCGCCCATCAGCAAGAACGAGGTCAACGCCAAGGTGCTGGTCAACGACGGCGAAACCATCGTCATCGGTGGGGTTTTCTCCAACACGCAAAGTAAAACCGTGGACAAGGTGCCCTTTTTGGGCGACGTGCCGTATGTTGGGCGCCTTTTCCGTCGGGATGTCGTGTCGGAAGCCAAATCCGAGCTGCTGGTATTCTTGACACCGCGTATCATGAATAACCAGGCGATTGCTGTGAGTCGTTGA
- a CDS encoding SPOR domain-containing protein — translation MTSLHADEAFLGHYQLDHDPFAARVPGFKFFPAQRKPVLGQLHHLARYSQLLLVVTGPHGSGKTLLRQALVASTNKQSVQSIVVSARGAGDAASVLTQIAQSLNLNTLEVPAMLAQIVQLGLTGQEVYLLVDDAEQLDESALEALLALAAGTSDGRPHVFLFGEPSLIAGLEQFSAGQELFHVIELQPYSLEETREYLALRLEGAGKGIQLLTNDQIADIHENSDGWPGAINQVARDTLIEAMIASRSSVKRPAMGFKMPKKHVLAISAVVVVAVAAAWLIPSRDGKAPSSTEQAQLPMGQGQPSAVQSNNGNPSVEFNGSTQSLPMNGQQPVMRGPLAESTGMGDGDETGAAVNTSPQPPTVTTISPPEGVAAGSPATVAPTPAPARQSAPVATTKPAPTTAVKPAPAPTVAAKPAPAPAAAAAKPAAGGTWYAGQSPSNYVVQILGTSNEGAAQAYVKEQGGDFRYFKKTLQGKPLYVITYGSFASRDAAVAAIKNLPAKVQAGKPWPRTVASVQQDLATAR, via the coding sequence ATGACAAGTCTGCATGCCGATGAGGCCTTTCTCGGCCACTACCAATTGGATCATGACCCCTTCGCCGCAAGGGTGCCTGGCTTCAAATTCTTCCCGGCCCAGCGCAAGCCGGTGCTGGGTCAATTGCACCATCTGGCGCGCTACAGCCAGCTGTTGCTGGTAGTCACCGGCCCGCACGGCAGCGGCAAGACCTTGCTGCGCCAGGCCTTGGTCGCCAGTACCAACAAGCAATCGGTGCAAAGCATCGTGGTGTCGGCGCGCGGTGCCGGCGATGCCGCGAGCGTGCTGACCCAGATCGCCCAGTCGCTCAACCTCAACACCCTGGAAGTGCCGGCCATGCTGGCGCAGATCGTCCAGCTGGGGCTGACCGGGCAGGAAGTCTACCTGCTGGTGGACGACGCGGAACAACTCGACGAATCCGCACTCGAAGCCCTGCTGGCGTTGGCGGCGGGCACCTCGGACGGGCGCCCTCATGTGTTCCTGTTCGGTGAGCCTTCCTTGATCGCAGGCCTGGAGCAGTTCAGCGCCGGGCAGGAATTGTTCCACGTGATCGAGCTGCAACCGTACAGCCTCGAGGAAACCCGCGAATACCTGGCGCTGCGTCTGGAAGGTGCCGGGAAGGGTATCCAGTTGCTCACCAATGACCAGATTGCCGACATTCACGAGAACTCGGATGGTTGGCCTGGAGCCATCAACCAGGTTGCCCGTGATACGTTGATCGAGGCCATGATCGCTAGCCGCTCGTCGGTGAAGCGTCCTGCTATGGGGTTTAAGATGCCTAAGAAACACGTATTGGCGATTTCCGCCGTTGTCGTCGTCGCCGTGGCTGCCGCCTGGCTGATACCCAGCCGTGACGGCAAGGCGCCGAGCAGCACAGAACAGGCCCAGTTGCCGATGGGGCAGGGGCAGCCAAGCGCAGTCCAGTCCAACAACGGCAATCCATCGGTCGAATTCAATGGCAGCACCCAGTCGTTGCCGATGAACGGGCAACAGCCGGTGATGCGCGGCCCGCTGGCCGAATCCACCGGCATGGGCGATGGCGACGAAACCGGCGCTGCCGTGAACACCTCGCCACAGCCTCCGACCGTCACCACTATCTCGCCGCCTGAGGGTGTGGCAGCGGGTTCGCCGGCCACGGTTGCGCCAACGCCCGCACCCGCGCGCCAGAGTGCTCCGGTCGCGACCACCAAGCCGGCACCTACCACCGCCGTCAAGCCAGCGCCTGCGCCAACCGTGGCGGCCAAGCCGGCACCGGCTCCTGCTGCTGCCGCCGCCAAACCTGCTGCCGGTGGAACCTGGTATGCCGGGCAGTCGCCCAGCAACTACGTAGTGCAGATTCTGGGGACCAGCAACGAAGGCGCGGCACAGGCCTACGTCAAGGAGCAGGGTGGCGACTTCCGCTACTTCAAGAAAACCCTGCAAGGCAAGCCGCTGTACGTGATCACTTATGGCAGCTTCGCCAGCCGTGACGCTGCGGTTGCCGCCATCAAGAACTTGCCAGCCAAGGTCCAGGCTGGTAAACCTTGGCCTCGCACTGTCGCCAGCGTCCAACAGGACCTCGCGACAGCTCGCTGA
- the pilO gene encoding type 4a pilus biogenesis protein PilO has protein sequence MNPSSWMDSLRKVELSELDLNNIGSWPTAVKVIAGVLLMALILGLGYNFHISDLEAQLQQQADQEATLKEQFSTKAFQAANLETYTEQMQEMETSFGAMLRQLPSDTEVPGLLEDITRTGLGSGLEFEEIKLLPEVTQQFYIELPIQISVTGTYHDLATFVSGVASLPRIVTLHDFEVKPVDPKASNSQLRMSILAKTYRYNDQGLPGTNAVPAQGQAK, from the coding sequence ATGAACCCTTCAAGCTGGATGGACAGCCTGCGCAAGGTCGAGCTAAGCGAACTGGACCTCAACAACATCGGCTCCTGGCCCACTGCGGTCAAGGTGATTGCCGGCGTGCTGCTGATGGCACTGATTCTGGGCCTGGGCTACAACTTCCACATTTCCGACCTCGAAGCGCAGTTGCAGCAACAGGCCGATCAGGAAGCCACGCTCAAGGAGCAGTTCTCCACCAAGGCCTTCCAGGCCGCGAACCTGGAGACCTACACCGAGCAGATGCAGGAGATGGAAACCTCCTTCGGGGCCATGTTGCGCCAGTTGCCCAGTGACACCGAGGTCCCGGGGCTGCTCGAAGACATCACCCGCACCGGCCTGGGCTCGGGGCTTGAGTTCGAGGAAATAAAACTGTTGCCTGAAGTGACCCAGCAGTTTTATATCGAGCTGCCGATACAGATCAGCGTGACCGGCACCTACCATGACCTGGCCACCTTCGTCAGCGGCGTGGCCAGCCTGCCGCGGATCGTTACCTTGCACGACTTCGAAGTGAAGCCCGTGGATCCGAAAGCCAGCAACAGCCAGTTGCGCATGAGCATCCTGGCCAAGACCTACCGCTACAATGATCAAGGCTTGCCTGGGACGAATGCGGTACCGGCACAGGGGCAGGCGAAATGA